A single window of Mangifera indica cultivar Alphonso chromosome 18, CATAS_Mindica_2.1, whole genome shotgun sequence DNA harbors:
- the LOC123201777 gene encoding protein MNN4 produces the protein MDHQSHENQNQKTLSHKFPTAKFLKQVTKLLLSVSVFSLFFSHSTWFSLPIRLISHNLDKNYIFLLCNGLLVFLAKFSGLLSSSSSKHNNNNNTTLTNEYYNDFKPYADESRSEGILMETEDNSAKENASDHQVVEGESHEEVKQEEQEVAEETKYVIEEDDEEEIKEPEAEDEETEREEHYGILSTEDLNKKIEDFIRKRKEEQRIEARQQLVMV, from the coding sequence ATGGATCACCAAAGCCATGAAAATCAAAACCAGAAGACTTTGAGTCATAAATTTCCAACAGCAAAGTTTCTAAAACAAGTAACCAAATTACTCCTTTCAGTCTCTGTGTTTTCCCTCTTCTTTTCCCACTCAACTTGGTTTTCTTTGCCCATAAGACTGATCAGCCACAACTTAGACAAGAACTACATATTCCTTCTCTGCAATGGACTTCTAGTTTTCCTTGCAAAGTTCTCAGGCTTGTTATCTTCTTCCTCATCCAAGcacaacaacaataacaatacTACCCTCACCAATGAGTACTATAATGATTTCAAGCCTTACGCAGACGAGTCGCGATCCGAAGGGATTTTGATGGAAACAGAAGATAATTCAGCAAAAGAGAATGCTTCTGACCATCAAGTGGTTGAAGGAGAAAGTCATGAAGAAGTGAAACAAGAAGAGCAAGAAGTTGCAGAAGAAACTAAATATGTCATtgaggaagatgatgaagaagagattAAAGAGCCAGAGGCAGAAGATGAAGAAACTGAAAGAGAAGAACATTATGGGATCTTGAGTACAGAAGATTTGAACAAAAAGATTGAAGATTTCAtcagaaaaaggaaagaagaacAGAGGATTGAAGCTAGGCAGCAATTAGTCATGGTTTAA
- the LOC123201916 gene encoding two-pore potassium channel 1-like — MASKGTNQTLLPGLADPPPPKSNEKVSKIRRYRRCKSAPTADFLPAEIGLNNLRRSESIFWKPHPHYLRLAAYLGVYLSAGTMCFFSIQGQIKGKKTNGILDSVYFCIVTMTTVGYGDLVPDSVLSKLLVCAFVFIGMGLGGLMLSKAADYLVEKQEIFLIKALHIPQKLSPMDMHKEVETHRVRYKCILHLIIVLVHIIVGTVVHAFVEDMDFVDSFYCVCSTITTLGYGDKSFSTTGGRVFAIFWILTSTMSLGQFFLRIAELNTVKRQMKLVNWVLNRRMTAADLEAADLDGDGDVSPAEFIIYKLKEMGKVCEEDISPVLKEFKDLDVDQSGTLSTSDIILAQNPQTK; from the exons ATGGCCTCCAAGGGTACAAACCAGACCTTGCTCCCAGGACTAGCAGATCCACCACCTCCAAAAAGTAATGAAAAAGTTTCCAAGATAAGGCGATATCGTCGCTGTAAAAGTGCTCCGACAGCTGATTTTCTTCCTGCGGAAATTGGCTTAAACAACCTTCGACGCTCCGAATCCATTTTTTGGAAGCCTCATCCTCATTATCTGAGGTTGGCTGCATACTTGGGTGTGTATCTGAGTGCAGGCACCATGTGCTTCTTCAGCATTCAGGGACAAatcaaaggaaagaaaacaaatgGAATCTTGGATTCTGTTTATTTCTGTATTGTGACAATGACCACAGTTGGATACGGAGACCTTGTGCCAGATAGTGTTCTTTCGAAACTACTTGTCTGTGCTTTTGTCTTTATAGGGATGGGTCTAGGTGGTCTAATGCTGAGTAAAGCAGCCGACTACTTGGTAGAGAAGCAGGAAATCTTTCTGATTAAGGCCCTGCATATTCCTCAAAAACTTAGTCCAATGGATATGCACAAGGAGGTTGAAACACACAGAGTCAGGTACAAATGCATCTTGCATTTGATCATCGTTTTGGTGCACATCATTGTCGGGACAGTTGTCCACGCCTTTGTTGAGGACATGGACTTCGTCGATTCCTTCTACTGTGTTTGTTCTACCATTACAACACTGGGTTACGGTGACAAGAGTTTCTCAACGACTGGGGGTCGTGTTTTCGCAATCTTTTGGATCCTCACTAGTACCATGTCTTTAGGTCAGTTTTTCCTCCGCATTGCTGAGCTAAACACTGTAAAGAGGCAAATGAAACTGGTCAATTGGGTTCTTAACCGGAGAATGACAGCCGCCGACTTGGAGGCAGCTGATCTTGATGGCGATGGCGATGTTAG TCCAGCGGAGTTCATCATATATAAGCTCAAAGAGATGGGGAAGGTTTGCGAAGAAGATATTTCACCGGTATTGAAGGAGTTCAAGGATCTTGATGTCGATCAATCAGGAACATTGTCGACTTCCGATATAATACTTGCTCAAAACCCTCAAACCAAATAG
- the LOC123201920 gene encoding uncharacterized protein LOC123201920, with protein sequence MGIQEKLLKFKVHILFPLILLGLLFSLVIFAPSFFTLLAYFWPLFLSTALFLVAVVFFGKPSTSDASHVEHHKAAAEDLLNYVAGQDQTVQHQHPETEGEDEGEPVAGSSS encoded by the coding sequence ATGGGGATCCAAGAAAAGCTTCTCAAGTTCAAGGTCCACATATTGTTCCCACTCATTCTCTTAGGCTTGCTGTTTTCTTTAGTCATTTTCGCTCCAAGTTTCTTCACCCTTTTAGCCTACTTTTGGCCTCTGTTTCTCTCCACTGCTCTCTTCCTTGTCGCCGTCGTCTTCTTCGGCAAGCCGTCCACCTCCGACGCCTCCCACGTCGAACACCACAAAGCCGCCGCCGAAGACCTCCTTAATTACGTTGCCGGCCAAGATCAAACCGTACAACATCAACACCCGGAAACTGAAGGTGAAGATGAAGGTGAACCAGTTGCTGGAAGCTCTAGCTAG
- the LOC123201919 gene encoding uncharacterized protein LOC123201919, which yields MEHSPVHTTPPVEEEDEWDTDGFVIPSLGIGDLGESKPGAAEEKVSEPLSSKGKKEENIYLGPHGAPPSQSKQQDLSLSSRKQRFKQKLKEADRKSGGTGRENKVETLRELVGAGKVGINMSKGTSKDWLDQHCHESQFEKWNPQ from the exons ATGGAACACTCTCCAGTGCACACCACTCCTccagttgaagaagaagatgagtgGG ACACTGATGGATTTGTGATTCCAAGCTTGGGAATAGGAGACCTGGGTGAAAGCAAACCTGGTGCTGCAGAAGAGAAAGTATCAGAACCTCTTTCTTCGAAG GGCAAGAAGGAAGAGAATATCTACTTGGGACCCCATGGTGCTCCACCTTCACAATCAAAGCAGCAAGATCTGAGCTTATCCAGCCGTAAGCAGCGATTTAAGCAGAAACTGAAGGAAGCAGATAGGAAGTCTGGTGGGACAGGCCGGGAGAATAAGGTTGAAACTCTGAGAGAGCTTGTGGGCGCTGGAAAAGTAGGCATCAACATGTCAAAGGGTACTTCCAAAGACTGGCTAGACCAACATTGCCATGAGTCTCAGTTTGAGAAATGGAACCCCCAGTGA
- the LOC123201917 gene encoding uncharacterized protein LOC123201917: protein MEKLAKVESFSSLVLSKPSLSFVAAVFLLPSLVFTYLPGSGFSHFVVTVTIPILILSTSILVTFTKKKKEITLLENQVQDGKSRWDLAGDLAEKKAERKQQEEIQNVAEEKAAKEREVVGLTREPAGILMNSRDSVSEGDEDEDEDGLIEITIPNSKPSEFLPQSIFYQQGLMELLADINGVNEEEENLIEIDISMGSIKYSRFEIEA, encoded by the coding sequence ATGGAAAAACTAGCCAAAGTTGAAAGCTTTTCTTCACTGGTTTTGTCAAAACCTTCGTTGTCTTTTGTTGCAGCtgtctttcttcttccttctttaGTCTTCACTTATCTGCCAGGCTCTGGCTTTTCTCATTTTGTAGTCACAGTCACAATCCCAATCCTGATTCTCTCAACTTCTATCCTTGTCACATTCaccaagaagaaaaaggagataACCCTTTTGGAGAATCAAGTTCAAGATGGAAAATCCAGATGGGATTTAGCAGGAGACCTTGCTGAGAAAAAGGCTGAGAGGAAACAACAAGAAGAAATACAAAATGTTGCAGAAGAAAAAGCTGCAAAAGAAAGGGAAGTTGTTGGCCTTACTCGTGAGCCTGCTGGGATTCTGATGAATTCAAGAGATTCAGTCTCAGAaggtgatgaagatgaagatgaagatgggcTCATTGAAATTACCATTCCAAACTCAAAACCTTCTGAATTCTTGCCTCAATCCATCTTCTATCAACAAGGACTAATGGAGCTTTTGGCAGACATCAATGGGgtcaatgaagaagaagaaaacttgATAGAAATTGACATTTCCATGGGCTCCATCAAGTATTCAAGGTTTGAAATTGAAGCATAA
- the LOC123201915 gene encoding protein DEK-like, whose product MGEEETKNDVPEVTANGKTNSVEKPSETVVEKKEIKEDKGLKEMEEDAKDDGVKEMEEDAEMGRMKEMGEDKKDDAGKEMEAEKKDAERAGEKVETDKMEEDPEIKEEKEAKGEMEKQVDSENEEPKTEDGKEENGSKENDEQNVKEEDVNEKADGTKEEERKVEESKQLKGSAKRGSKVKGQKPKVVDEKEPEQRTPFTDRPVRERKSVERLVATIEKDAVKEFQIEKGRGTPLKDIPNVAFKLSRRKTEDTFRLLHTILYGRRGKASQMKSNISRFSGFVWHEKEEKQKIKVKEKFDKCNKEKLLEFCDVLDIQISKNTRRKEDIVTSLIDFLMAPHATTTELLSEKESRASQKRKRVGKQNSSTSENASSKRSAKSRRKAEDSSKKKNTSDSEDESEGEEEKEEESEQEEKEENGVPEPSDDGIPEPSESEDKSESEDESEEDVKKRKRSSKTPTKKVSAGKAGAKKITVTSKSSPPPKRTPKKAPSKQSKADEVSHTSPKVFSRKKKNEKVTKENTTTSTKTTPKEKTGRKAVKGKDKAEDEKLKPSDEDMRDAICAILKEVDFNTATFTDILKQLAIRFDMDLTSRKSSIKLMIQEELTKLADEPDDEDEGGDAEKDETQSTGQEVEA is encoded by the exons ATGGGTGAGGAAGAAACGAAGAATGATGTTCCTGAGGTGACGGCCAATGGAAAGACTAACTCAGTGGAGAAACCGTCAGAAACTGTGGtggagaaaaaagagattaaggAAGACAAAGGACTAAAAGAAATGGAAGAAGATGCAAAAGATGATGGAGTGAAGGAAATGGAAGAAGATGCAGAGATGGGTAGAATGAAAGAAATGGGGGAAGATAAGAAAGATGATGCAGGGAAAGAAATGGAGGCAGAGAAGAAAGATGCTGAGAGAGCTGGTGAGAAAGTTGAGACTGATAAAATGGAGGAAGACCCAGAAATCAAGGAAGAGAAAGAAGCCAAAGGAGAGATGGAAAAACAAGTGGACAGTGAAAATGAGGAACCGAAAACTGAAGAtggtaaagaagaaaatggctCTAAAGAGAATGATGAACAGAATGTTAAGGAAGAGGATGTAAATGAGAAGGCTGATGGGACAAAGGAGGAAGAGCGTAAGGTAGAAGAAAGTAAACAGTTGAAAGGGTCAGCAAAGCGTGGGTCAAAAGTTAAAGGACAGAAGCCAAAGGTAGTAGATGAGAAGGAGCCTGAGCAAAGGACTCCTTTTACTGATCGCCCTGTGCGGGAGCGGAAATCTGTTGAAAGGCTTGTGGCCACCATCGAGAAAGATGCTGTAAAGGAATTCCAAATTGAAAAg GGACGTGGTACCCCATTGAAAGATATTCCTAATG TGGCATTTAAGTTATCTCGAAGGAAGACTGAAGACACCTTCAGACTGCTTCATACAATTCTCTATGGAAGAAGGGGAAAG GCATCTCAGATGAAAAGCAACATATCTCGTTTTTCTGGATTTGTGTGGCATGAAAAGGAG GAAAAGCAAAAGATCAAAGTGAAGGAAAAATTTGACAAGTGTAATAAAGAGAAGTTGCTGGAATTCTGCGATGTGCTAGACATTCAAATTTCCAAAAACACTAGGAGGAAG GAAGATATTGTCACAAGTCTGATAGACTTTTTGATGGCTCCTCATGCCACAACTACTGAGCTACTCTCTGAGAAAGAG TCAAGAGCAAGCCAGAAGCGGAAGAGGGTAGGCAAACAAAATTCATCAACTTCTGAGAATGCATCTTCAAAACGTTCTGCGAAG aGTCGAAGAAAGGCTGAAGATTcttcaaagaagaagaataccTCAGACTCGGAGGATGAGTCTGAAGGTGAAgaggaaaaggaagaagaatctgaacaagaggaaaaagaagaaaatggtgttccTGAGCCTTCTGATGATGGGATTCCTGAGCCTTCTGAAAGTGAAGACAAAAGTGAGTCTGAGGATGAATCAGAAGAAGACGTGAAGAAACGCAAAAGAAGTTCAAAGACCCCAACTAAAAAGGTATCTGCTGGAAAAGCTGGGGCCAAGAAAATTACAGTCACTAGTAAGTCCAGTCCACCACCGAAAAGAACACCGAAGAAAGCACCATCTAAACAATCCAAGGCCGATGAAGTCAGTCATACTAGCCCAAAGGTATTctcaagaaagaagaaaaatgaaaaggtCACCAAGGAAAACACTACAACTTCGACAAAAACTACTCCCAAGGAAAAAACTg GAAGAAAAGCTGTGAAAGGTAAGGATAAAGCTGAGGATGAGAAACTGAAGCCAAGTGATGAGGATATGAGAGATGCAATATGTGCGATTCTTAAGGAAGTGGACTTCAATACG